In the genome of Kitasatospora cineracea, one region contains:
- a CDS encoding cation:proton antiporter translates to MVLVVVFGAALLVAVLLSGLAARTVLSTSLLFLAAGALAGDGLLGLIHVTPNSPVVAATADLALFTVLFTDGMHVAFPALRAAWRNPARALGLGMPLAFGGTALVAHLLAGLDWTTSLLVGAVLAPTDPVFASAIVGRKEVPARLRQLLNVESGLNDGLALPVVLVLIAAAGPASPHFEASLPTIGLELVGGLALGVVLPLAVNALVRVPGLGAEAKLQPLLPLATGVILYATCHLTHANPYLAAFSAGAVLASVSPESKAAFEPLGEALAELAKFAALLVFGALLTPALFGGLSWGGYAAVVLAIALIRPASLLLSLIRSRIDRREQLVAAWFGPKDFASVVYGLLVLQAGIPQGEQAYTLIAVCIAASILVHSSTDVPIARLFHVDEPESGAVLLPARPRTPAPAPEAPDART, encoded by the coding sequence GTGGTGCTCGTCGTCGTGTTCGGGGCCGCGTTGCTCGTCGCGGTCCTGCTGTCGGGCCTGGCCGCCCGCACCGTGCTCTCCACCTCCCTGCTGTTCCTCGCCGCCGGGGCACTGGCCGGCGACGGCCTCCTCGGCCTGATCCACGTCACCCCGAACAGCCCGGTCGTCGCCGCGACCGCGGACCTCGCGCTGTTCACGGTGCTGTTCACCGACGGCATGCACGTCGCCTTCCCCGCCCTGCGCGCCGCCTGGCGCAACCCCGCCCGGGCGCTGGGCCTGGGGATGCCGCTGGCGTTCGGCGGGACGGCGCTGGTGGCGCACCTGCTGGCCGGGCTGGACTGGACGACCTCGCTGCTGGTCGGCGCGGTCCTCGCCCCGACCGACCCGGTCTTCGCCTCCGCGATCGTCGGGCGCAAGGAAGTCCCGGCGCGGCTGCGGCAGTTGCTGAACGTCGAGTCCGGGCTGAACGACGGCCTGGCACTGCCGGTGGTGCTGGTGCTGATCGCCGCGGCCGGCCCCGCCTCGCCCCACTTCGAGGCGTCGCTGCCCACCATCGGCCTGGAACTCGTCGGCGGCCTCGCGCTCGGCGTCGTGCTGCCGCTGGCGGTCAACGCCCTGGTGCGCGTCCCCGGGCTGGGCGCGGAGGCGAAACTCCAGCCGCTGCTGCCGCTGGCCACCGGGGTCATCCTGTACGCGACGTGCCACCTCACCCACGCCAACCCGTACCTCGCCGCGTTCTCCGCCGGCGCGGTCCTCGCCTCCGTCTCCCCCGAGTCCAAGGCGGCGTTCGAGCCGCTCGGCGAAGCCCTCGCCGAGCTGGCGAAGTTCGCCGCACTGCTGGTCTTCGGCGCGCTCCTCACCCCCGCCCTGTTCGGCGGCCTGTCCTGGGGCGGGTACGCGGCGGTGGTGCTGGCGATCGCGCTGATCCGCCCCGCCTCGCTGCTGCTCTCCCTGATCCGCTCCCGGATCGACCGGCGCGAGCAGCTGGTGGCGGCCTGGTTCGGACCCAAGGACTTCGCCTCCGTCGTCTACGGGCTGCTCGTCCTGCAGGCCGGCATCCCGCAGGGCGAGCAGGCGTACACCCTGATCGCGGTGTGCATCGCCGCCTCGATCCTCGTGCACTCCAGCACCGACGTCCCCATCGCCCGCCTCTTCCACGTCGACGAACCCGAGTCCGGAGCCGTCCTGCTCCCGGCCCGGCCCCGTACCCCCGCTCCCGCCCCGGAGGCACCCGATGCGCGCACGTGA
- a CDS encoding SigE family RNA polymerase sigma factor — MGLRRSGRSPGVGFAEFVAQRSAALFRTAYVLTGDVHAAEDLVQEALERACRHWRRVAAADSPEAYVRRVLVNLANDRWRRRSRRAERPGLSGVAEPADPRDGFGQVELRGELVGALLALPMGMRSVVVLHYLDDLDTGQVADALGISPSAVRSQLARGLAKLRESIPEGTAGRPASAPLGGAR, encoded by the coding sequence GTGGGGTTGCGCAGGAGCGGCCGGAGTCCCGGAGTCGGGTTCGCGGAGTTCGTCGCACAGCGGTCGGCGGCGCTGTTCCGCACCGCGTACGTGCTGACCGGCGACGTGCACGCGGCGGAGGACCTGGTGCAGGAGGCGTTGGAGCGGGCGTGCCGGCACTGGCGGCGGGTCGCGGCCGCGGACTCGCCGGAGGCGTACGTGCGGCGGGTGCTGGTGAACCTCGCCAACGACCGCTGGCGGCGGCGCTCCCGGCGCGCGGAGCGTCCGGGGCTGTCCGGTGTCGCGGAACCGGCCGACCCGCGGGACGGGTTCGGCCAGGTCGAGCTGCGCGGCGAGCTGGTCGGGGCGCTGCTGGCGCTGCCGATGGGCATGCGCAGCGTGGTGGTGCTGCACTACCTGGACGACCTGGACACCGGGCAGGTCGCCGACGCGCTGGGCATCTCGCCGAGCGCGGTGCGGTCCCAACTCGCGCGCGGCCTGGCGAAGTTGCGCGAATCGATACCGGAGGGCACGGCCGGCCGGCCGGCCTCGGCCCCACTCGGAGGTGCGCGGTGA
- a CDS encoding PASTA domain-containing protein yields MNRPLPGPAEGRFDRELRDALAAFADHPAAPVVDAAAIERAAARHRRTGRGLLALAAAAALLAAGGAFALRPASSDGPATSPVRPSAVGCTVPGPPAGGLSGAASATRAPETPQNATVTLPELAGLPLERAAAALHALGLRCTVVLHTDRTTPAGQVMSSDPRSGREPVAPDSLVTLYVSKGRPGGS; encoded by the coding sequence GTGAACCGTCCCCTGCCCGGACCGGCCGAGGGCCGGTTCGACCGTGAACTGCGGGACGCGCTGGCCGCGTTCGCCGACCACCCGGCGGCACCGGTCGTCGACGCCGCCGCGATCGAGCGCGCCGCCGCCCGCCACCGCCGGACCGGGCGGGGCCTCCTCGCCCTCGCGGCGGCCGCCGCGCTGCTCGCCGCGGGCGGGGCGTTCGCCCTGCGCCCGGCCTCGTCGGACGGTCCGGCGACATCGCCGGTGCGGCCGTCGGCCGTCGGCTGCACGGTGCCCGGCCCCCCGGCCGGCGGGCTGTCCGGGGCGGCATCGGCCACCCGGGCCCCGGAGACCCCCCAGAACGCGACCGTGACGCTGCCGGAACTGGCCGGCCTGCCGCTGGAGCGGGCCGCCGCCGCCCTGCACGCGCTCGGCCTGCGCTGCACGGTCGTCCTGCACACCGACCGGACGACCCCGGCCGGACAGGTGATGAGCAGCGACCCGCGGAGCGGCCGCGAGCCGGTCGCACCGGACTCGCTGGTGACCCTGTACGTCTCCAAGGGCCGCCCCGGCGGCTCCTGA